One Vitis vinifera cultivar Pinot Noir 40024 chromosome 8, ASM3070453v1 genomic window carries:
- the LOC100254525 gene encoding WD repeat-containing protein LWD1: MQSPVEKKPGVYTYMAQWPIYSLAWSVRRDKKSRLAVGSFLEDYSNKVEVVQFSQETLDFSTDSRLVFDHPYAPTKLMFFPSEEAMNPDLIATSGDYLRLWEIHDDRIELKALLNGNKSEFNSAITSFDWAQLDARRIATCSVDTTCTIWDVERAAVDTQLVAHDKEVFDISWGGVGIFASVSGDGSARIFDLRDKERSTIIYENPIPDSPLLRLEWNKGDPKLIATVGMDSNKVVILDIRFPTTPILELRKHETSVNAISWAPHVGRHLCSVGDDSRALIWDVASHGFRLDATDEVEPIMWYGSTAEINQARWSPVDLDWIAIAFSNKLQLLKV; this comes from the coding sequence ATGCAGAGCCCGGTGGAGAAGAAGCCAGGAGTCTACACGTACATGGCTCAATGGCCAATCTATTCATTAGCATGGTCGGTCCGGCGTGACAAAAAATCGCGCCTCGCTGTCGGAAGTTTCCTGGAAGACTACAGCAACAAGGTGGAGGTGGTGCAATTCAGCCAAGAAACATTAGATTTCTCCACCGACAGCCGTCTAGTGTTCGACCACCCATATGCACCCACAAAATTAATGTTCTTCCCCTCCGAGGAAGCCATGAACCCAGATCTCATCGCCACCTCCGGAGACTATCTCCGGCTGTGGGAGATCCACGACGACCGTATTGAGCTAAAGGCACTTCTGAATGGTAATAAGAGCGAGTTCAACTCGGCCATCACATCATTCGACTGGGCTCAGTTGGACGCACGTCGGATTGCCACGTGCAGCGTGGACACCACTTGCACTATATGGGACGTAGAGAGGGCGGCTGTGGACACTCAACTGGTGGCCCATGATAAAGAGGTGTTTGATATTTCGTGGGGTGGGGTTGGGATTTTTGCATCAGTGTCGGGTGACGGTTCAGCTAGGATTTTTGATTTGAGGGACAAGGAAAGATCTACGATTATATATGAAAACCCCATTCCGGATAGTCCTTTGTTGAGGTTAGAGTGGAACAAAGGTGACCCTAAGCTCATAGCCACAGTGGGAATGGACAGTAATAAAGTGGTGATTTTGGACATTAGGTTCCCCACAACCCCCATATTGGAACTAAGGAAGCACGAGACGAGCGTGAATGCAATATCGTGGGCTCCGCATGTCGGACGCCATCTGTGCTCCGTGGGCGACGATTCCAGGGCTCTGATATGGGACGTGGCTAGTCATGGCTTTAGACTGGACGCGACAGACGAAGTGGAGCCCATCATGTGGTACGGTTCTACAGCTGAAATCAATCAAGCGCGCTGGTCTCCGGTTGACTTGGATTGGATTGCCATTGCTTTCTCTAACAAATTGCAGCTCTTGAAGGTGTGA